One genomic window of Diospyros lotus cultivar Yz01 chromosome 8, ASM1463336v1, whole genome shotgun sequence includes the following:
- the LOC127807771 gene encoding protein WHAT'S THIS FACTOR 1 homolog, chloroplastic produces MALRRLTTATYSGLRHQKPQIATTHQNPNPKPHFLSHFSTSFLVTKAPKKHRKKRKKESPRTTPIQHPSSRLPPFEAIVERDAAFRFLTRTKAYLSKQPEHVLRLDDAGKLYRELGFPRGRKVLRSIQRHPLLLETYRHDDGKLWFGFTNFMESLLEEEKAIANSMEARRVTAVRKLLMMSAQKRIPLSKLHHCRSLFGLPEDLRDRVGSYPEYFRVVAEDDGKRVLELVNWDPLLAVSALEREFMVDEDRVKKAFKFPVKHGKSLDLEDYDARKLNLLNTLPLVSPYSDGSKLDLWTLEAEKYRVGVLHEFLSLTLEKRASIHHIVEFKEEFSLTKHTYQMLLKQPRTFYLAGTEMNWVVFLRDAYGEDGILSNKDPQVVFNEKLYRYAQLQEMEPISEVMEK; encoded by the coding sequence ATGGCTTTGCGCCGCCTGACCACCGCCACTTATTCCGGGCTCCGCCACCAGAAACCACAAATCGCCACCACTCaccaaaaccctaaccctaaacccCACTTCCTCTCTCACTTCTCCACTTCCTTCCTCGTCACTAAAGCCCCCAAAAAGCACCGCAAGAAGCGAAAGAAGGAAAGCCCCCGAACCACGCCGATCCAGCACCCCTCCAGCCGCCTCCCGCCTTTCGAAGCCATCGTCGAGCGCGACGCCGCCTTCCGCTTCCTCACCAGGACCAAAGCCTACCTCTCCAAGCAGCCGGAGCACGTCCTCCGCCTCGACGACGCTGGAAAGCTCTACCGCGAGCTCGGCTTCCCCCGCGGCCGCAAGGTCCTCCGCTCCATCCAGCGCCACCCCCTCCTTCTCGAGACCTACCGCCATGACGACGGCAAGTTGTGGTTCGGCTTCACCAACTTCATGGAATCGCTCCTCGAAGAAGAGAAGGCCATCGCGAATTCAATGGAGGCTCGCAGAGTCACCGCTGTCCGGAAACTCCTCATGATGTCGGCGCAAAAGCGAATTCCTCTCAGCAAATTGCACCATTGCCGGTCGCTGTTCGGCCTCCCGGAAGATTTAAGGGACCGGGTCGGGTCATACCCAGAATATTTCCGGGTCGTGGCTGAAGACGACGGGAAGAGAGTCCTCGAGCTCGTGAACTGGGATCCGCTATTGGCAGTGAGCGCATTAGAGAGGGAATTCATGGTGGACGAGGACCGAGTGAAGAAAGCCTTCAAATTTCCGGTGAAGCACGGCAAGTCACTTGATTTGGAGGACTACGATGCGAGGAAATTGAATTTGTTGAACACGCTTCCCCTGGTTTCGCCTTATTCAGATGGGTCGAAGCTGGATCTCTGGACATTGGAGGCCGAGAAGTATAGGGTTGGGGTTTTGCACGAGTTCTTGAGCTTGACGTTGGAGAAGAGGGCTTCCATACACCACATTGTGGAGTTCAAGGAGGAGTTTAGTCTCACCAAACATACTTACCAGATGCTTTTGAAGCAGCCTCGCACCTTCTATTTGGCTGGCACTGAGATGAACTGGGTTGTATTCTTGAGAGATGCTTATGGTGAAGATGGGATTTTGAGCAATAAGGATCCACAGGTGGTTTTCAATGAGAAGTTGTATAGATACGCGCAGTTGCAAGAGATGGAACCCATATCTGAGGTTATGGAGAAATGA